The Brachypodium distachyon strain Bd21 chromosome 4, Brachypodium_distachyon_v3.0, whole genome shotgun sequence nucleotide sequence GAGAGAATAAAGCTCAAAGCAAAAGTAGGCCTATCACCCTTTCTAGGGGGCCTTCGCAAGTCGAGGGAGTGTAACTCGAACAAAACCGAGGATTGATCACATAAACGACTCCAGTGAAAAAGGATAAAGTTATAGCTCGGCGGTTGGCAGGGAGAGGGGTATTTTCGTAGGTGAAATATTTCTGGAGTTGATCGATTCAAGTGACTTACTGATGAATCGAAGAGAAAGACCAAAAAATTCTTCTGTGATATCCGCCGAGGAACTAAGCATGCAAACAagagtaaaaagaaaaattacaaGAAGCTCTTGGCCTCGAGATATATCCAATAACAGTTGAGGCTAAACTCTGATGCAGCAATGCATTACCTTAGAACAAGAAAGAATTGGAGCATCTTCTCCACTCCGGCCTGCCCTCACTGGCACCAGCGCTTTTTATATGGTAACTGGAATAGATTCCGCATGCACATATAATAATACACTCTCTGGCATGCAGGTGATATATATGAAATATGAATTGCACGATCCATGGATTAAATCGAATCCCATTATCCCACGCAGCACAAGATAAAGCCCAGCTCTGATCCGCATGCAGTTAATTTGCTCCGTCCATCGAAAGCAAAAGGCTAAGCCAGTGATTCTATCCGGTCGGtcgaaaaaggaaaatcaaagCAGATGCTTATACTAATTAGTGTGGAGTGTACCAAAAAAAGCACGTGTCAAGCCCAGCTGCATAGCTAAGTTCTTAAGGCTATAAATTGAAGAGTATACTGGCAGATGGATGGTGAGCTAGCCTAACTAGCTAGCACGATCAGACCATAGCCATGGGAGGGGGTAACAAGGAGCTGAGCTGCACCAACACCAACGACAACATTGCTGACGTCCATCATGACAGCAGAGGAATAGGCGGCCATGGATCCTACGACCCTGCTGCCGCGTACTACTCGTGCCCTCCGATCGCATATCCTCCACCAGGAGTACATGGGTGCCCCCCTTCTTGTTACCTTCCAAACCAAGGTTATGGGTATGGATCAATGGACATGGTCAGTCCTATGCTGCCTCTACTTATCCACACCATCATGACTACGGCAGAACCGGCTATCATGGTaatctccgttcctaaataaaTACAGGATGTTCAGGCTTTGTTTTAAGTCAAACTTGTTAATgtttataaaaatatatactactcccttcaTTTCATAACTTtcatgtctcaaatttaccaaaaaaaggatgtatgtattttttttaaacgtccagatacatgtaatatttcgacaagaattatggaacggaggaagtagctaACATGCACATTTATATTATCAAATAAGTATCCCATGAAAATGTTATGTCATGACGATTCAATATAATTACTTTAAGAGTTGTAGATaggtttttttataaactttgtTAAATTTGAAAAAGTTTGACATAAGACAAAGTTAATTCGACCAAGTTAGAACATCTATtttagaaacagaggaagTGTTAATGTGTCAAgcatggatcgatcgatcatggacatgtatatatacatacatgcagGCCACGGAGCAATGTTCGTTGTCCgcggtgcagcagcagttgcctatGGCGCGCATCGCTggagccatggcggcggccatcACCACGGTGGATACTACCCACATCGCCCTGCAGTAGCTGCTGGATGCCTTCGCTACGGTGGCAAGTTCAAGAAGCACCATGGAGGACACTATGGCGGCAAGTTCAAGCGTGGCAAGTTCTTCGGAGGCGTAGGCTTCATTCATGGAAAACACAAGAGGCGGAAATGAGTTTCCAATAATGTGGAAGGAAAGCTTCTTCTAAATATGTGCACTCCAGTACTATCCCCGACGGCTGGATATGTATGGATAACTAACCAATGAATGCTGGTAATAAGTCGGGAACAAATATTAATAAATTGTTGGTACATACATATGCATGGCAAATAAATTGAATTTGTATTTGATgtggcatgcacgtgtagatATGGGGGTTATCCTCCTTTTAaaacgaaaaaagaaaacgtgcGCTGCAGATATGGACGTATGCTTGataacaaaaggcaaaaaaaaagaaaaggcgtGCGCCACAGTCTGCACCTTGTACGATAGAATACCGTATATATACACGTCTCCGGCCTGGCATGAGATGGATCTTGTACAGATCGACAGATGATGGAGTACTCGTACTCGTACTCGGAAGGGTACATCAAGAACGCCCGCGGGATGCGGCTCTTCACCTGCCGATGGCTCCCCGCAAATCCCCGGCAGCCCATCAAGGCCCTCGTCTTCATCTGCCACGGTATTCTACCTCCGTCTTCGTCTTTACTCTGTAGTGTTAACGAATGAATGAATTTGCATTGGCGATTACTGGCAATGGCAGGGTACGCGGTGGAGTGCAGCGTGACGATGCGCGGCACGGGGGAGCGGCTGGCGTCGGCGGGGTACGCCGTCTACGGCATGGACTACGAGGGCCACGGACGCTCCGACGGCCTCCGCGGCTACGTCCCCTCCATCGACGCCCTCGTCGCCGACTGCGACGCCTTCTTCACCTCCgtcatctccgccgccgcccgcaacaacaacaacaaccctccaaattcaaattcaaatgcaGATCCAGATGATTGCCCCtctcctgctcctctcccCCGGTTCCTCCTCGGCGAATCCATGGGCGGCgcggtggcgctgctgctccacCGGTCCCGCCCGTCCTACTGGTCCGgcgccgtcctcgtcgcccccatgTGCAAGATCGCCGACGGGATgaagccgccgcggcccgTCATCCGCATCCTGGAAGCCATCGCGACCCTCGTCCCCAAGTGGAAGATCGTGCCGACCAAGGACGTCATCGACGCGGCGTACCGGACGGCGGCGAAGCGGGCGGAGATCCGGCGGAACCCGTGGTGCTACAAGGGCCGGCCGCGCCTGGGGACGGCGCACCAGATGCTGGCAGCCAGCGTTCGCGTAGAGAAGGAGGTGCTCCCGCTCGTGTCGCTGCCGTTCCtcgtcgtccatggcggcgccgacgccgtcaCCGACCCCGCCGTCAGCGCCTTGCTCTACCGCACCGCCGCGAGCGAGGACAAGACGTTGAGGCTCTACCCTGGGATGTGGCACGCGCTCACGTCGGGTGAGTTGCAGGAGAATATCGATGCCGTGTTTGCTGACATCGTCGACTGGCTCGACCACAGATCGTCTTCTTCGTCGCCGGCCGTGTCTGGATCTACGGTTGCTTAGTTTAgtccaacttttttttattatcgCTGGGTTAGCGCTGctcgtgctgctgctactcCAGTACTCCTACAATTGCATATATAGGTTTTTTTTATGGAGTAGGTAATTGCATATATAGGTGTTGATATTTCTATGAGAAGTTACAAAAGGTTGTCAGTTTGACATACTTCATCAATTTTTAGTACACTCGATGCTACGGCTCctctctcattttttttttcaatggcAAGATGAGAGAGGTAAATGTGTTTATAGGTGAGAGAGATATGGCAAGCCGGGATATGCTGGCTCTATCTACTAATCACATGACAGTTAGATTAAGAAAAAAGAGTGGACTCGTGGTGAGCAAATATCACGAGGGCCGATAGGTTTGGATGGCTTGGTGGCTTTAGAGGAAGGATGAAGCGGTGGGACCCATAGGTGAAGAGACACGTGATTTTTGTGATAATTATGCTCTCATATCAATGTAGACTAAGTCCCATGGATAAATGTGATAGAATGTGTGATGCGTAAGTTTAAAAAATCTCGTTTGCTTGATACCTCCTCATGACTTTTcattgattttttattttttgaaaaaactaCAACGAAGCAAATGCCAGCCTGCATCACATTTTATACAAAGTAGCCAAGGTCACATACAAGATTTTTATGGGATGAGTGGAATATGCAACAGGTAAAAAAGAAATTACAATACTCACGGGAGGTGAGACAACATGAAAGGCCAATTCGTTAACAAGAGTTTTAGAAACTGAGAGTTACATCTGGAGACCCAAAGGAAGACTTTGTTTGCGCATCGTTGAACCTTAATGTGGAGGCCATCGACGTCTTTGTTGAAGATCATAACGTTTTTCCTTTCCAAAAGTTCCGGATAAAAGAGATAATGATCGTGGATTGCACCTTGTCATGCCCCCCTGAGAGCCTCACAGGTCAGGCACAACTTCCCGTACATGGGACACGGTTTCTGTTAGATCAGAGGAGGGGCATTTGTTTGAGGAGGAAAGCCCTCTATGGGATCGTCTGTCATTGATGAAGAACCTGTTCTTATGAATTAACCACGAAAAACTGTAGAAAAATGTAGTAATGGCTAATGGTAAAATTCTTCCAAGCAGGATTGGATCATCCGTCTTTGGAAAGCCCCCGCCTAATTCATTGATTCGGTGAAAATAGGCTTTCCATCCAATTGATTTAGTGGCGTGAGTCTAGAGCGTGCAAATTCAATTTAACTCAAATAATATGGTCTTGCAAGATGCCGAGTTAGATTTCTCAAATGTCGGACAAATTTGTACTGACTTCGTACTAAATCCCTGGCTACTTTATTATGAATCGAAGTAGCATTTGTTGCGTCTACTCGAACAAATGCTACAGTAATAAGGATAGTGGTGCTACTGCTATGACTGGATTACACGGAACCAGTTTGACACGCCATTAAATCGTAGCAATGGTCGGGTCAGAAATATGCATGTCAGGGCAAAGTTTATCGAGAAAGACAACAAAGAgtcaaaaaagagaaaaagagaagaagatgaaaagAGCCACGTGATCTTTCGGTCCTGTCTCTTCCGAAGACCCTGTCGCTGACCAAGACCCTGCCGCTGACCAGCATACCCAAACCAAAACAGGGGAATTCCTTCGGTCTCCGCGCCCTGCCCGGCCATGGCCGCAGTTGCCATTCTCGGCCGCCCCGCTGTCACCGCCAACCCAACAGCTCCAGCTGCCCCCTCACATGGCTCTGCAAAACTCTTTCTTCGCCTACAAGGCATCGCTTCTCCGGTTCTCCCTCTGCAAAGCAAAATCCCAACCCGGCCGCAGCTTCTCATCCATCACCACTTGTTCCGAGCTAGCTAGAATCCAGGAGGACCAGGGCTCTCTGCCATGGCTGGAGGCCGTCCACCGAAGCCGTCCCTCGCCGACGCAGAATCTCCGGGCGCGGACGCCGAGGCGCGGGCTCCCCGGAGGCCGCAGCAGCGCGGGCGGCCCGCGTCCGAGCTCTACGCGGAGCTGGCCGCGCTGCTCCCCGGCATCCCCTCTCGGGTACGCACGCTCGTCCTCTGTTCTtcacttcttcttcccctgctCTCTGCCCGACCTCCTTGTTTCTCGGCAATGGCGAATTTGGTCCGATTGATTCGGCGTGTGCGTGCAGGCGAGCAAGGTGGAGGTGCTGGAGGCGGCGTTGGCGCAGGTGAAGGTGCTGGAGgacacggcggcggtgctcgAGGCCTACAGGGCGCTGCGCTCTGAGTCTgaccccgcgccgcgcccacgCGCCGAGGTGGCGTCCCGGGACGCGGTCTGCTTCGCCGTGCGGCTGCCTcctgctccggctccggcgggcggcggaggcggaggcgggctGAGGCGCGTGCTGGAGGCGTTCGAGGGGCGCGGGGTGGAGGTCCTGGCGGCCACCGTCACGGGAGGGCAGCAGGTCATCACGGTCACCGCggacgccgcgccgccggaggtCGTGGAGGGCATCAAGGCGGACATCGCCGGCATCGAGTGGCTGCCCTGATCCGTGGATGCTCGATTCGATTCTGAGCTACCACTAACCTTTTTGCGGTCTCTTTAGAATTACATTCCGTCCGTCGTCTAATCCATTGACGATGGAGTAGAATTAGATAGGCGGATGATCAACAAAAGCTATGGAAAGTGTTGAATCACTCAGAgtcattttcatttttattcttCTGATTCAGCAGTCCATGTTTGATCTTCTGTTTCGATTGCACCGCAACTGAAACATAAAAAGGAGAGGCAACGCAACGAACAAAAATAGAGCGTGCATGTTTCTggaattttcatttttctgaaTCAGCTGAAAACGGTAGCGTGTGCTCCGTAATCCAAAAAATAGATCTCCATGAAAACATTTGGTTGCCTTTCCAACTGTACAAAGGCACTGTAGTTCATAATCATTTTTTCTTCGTCCAGCATAATTTCTAATTTCACTCCCTTCTAGACTTTGAAAACGTATCCAAGATCATTTAATCACCAATAATTTACTATCAAAAAGGTGCACACAATGGTGTAGTATCCGGATGGAGTTTAATAGAATGCACTAGTTTTAACACACAATGTATGGATAATTAACATATAGCTAGAGCAAAACATTTCATGTCATCCCAGCAACATCAAGCACTAGACTTGCATAATTCTTGAAATGAAGCAGCCTGAGACATGCGTACGAACAGTTTGTACGAAGTAAGAGCTAGCTAGTCACATCTACTACCAATACTCACACCAGATTAACATTTTAGATTatcaacaaaacaagaaaaacagtTTGCATAGACATTTTCACATCAAAACAGCAGCGACCATGCAACCACAATGCTCATCTTGCAAAACCCCACATCAAAGATGCCATGGCTCTCACCAGATCTTGCCGGGACAAAGGTGACCTCTTTGCAAACGCTGCTGGCCTCATCGTCGCCGCTTTGCCTTGCCTGAACACCGACGATCAGCTTCCCATGGCCATCACGTCCTTCTACGAATACAACATCACGTGAAAACTCAACAAGCCCATCATCCGAGACAGACACCATTCCGTCCCTAGAGTCGAGTAGCGTGACGTTCTCGTCGATACTGGCTGTACGAGCGACGAACTTCCCATAGAAATCAGTCAACCCTTCAGAAATCCAGACTTTTATTGCCGCCTCCAGTGCCATTTGGAGATGTGCATACCTGAACTCCAGCGTGCAGCACAGATCTGGGGCCATGTCCTTCAGGAGAGAGCCGGCTTTACCCCTCTGACTGATGCAGTTATAATCAAAGATTTGAGCGCTCAACACCTTATCTTCAGAGGGCCTTGTCCCCTTCACTCTTAGCTCAATCTCGATAGCGACGGGATCATACAATAGGATTGCACGGCATGGGCCTGTAAGGACCAGAGATGAATGCTGCAAACAACCATTACATGATTTGCGACAGGAATATTTGATATAAGATATACCATCTACCACTTATCTAACTGCCACTGTTGAAGGAGGGCAAGTCTTCCACAGCGGCATTTAGATATATCTTATAAGGGTACACTTTAGATATGAAGACTTTAGTTTAACTTTTGGAAAACAGTGTGTTCTGTCAAAGTGCCAAATAATATTACAATAATGGTGCAGTGTGTTCTATCAAAGAGCCACATTTTCAAATGTGTGATCTAGCAAATCCAAAGATTTAGAGTTTGACAGACAAAATGGTACAAATTTAGTGTCTTTGGGTAGCCAAGTTCCTAAATTGTAATACAACACACCTTTTTAGATGTCCTTGCATGGTGGCAATTGACTATCGAATCCACACTTGATATGCCAGCATGGTCTCCTTTTTATATATATCAAGTTATCAACACTCTAGTTTAATTTTTGGTAAACGAATTGTTGATCACCTTAGAATGTTGGAAGAAACTTAATGCTATAAGAATTTTAGGGACTTTAACACACAAAActgttcagacttcagagtaTCACATGGACATCCAATTCAGCTAACCTAAATAGTTCCAAGAATTGATAACATTGAATGTAAAATTACAATTTTGTGGAGCACTCACACAGACACAcacaggaaaacaaaatgcaaaattCAGTGACACTGAAGGGAAAACAATAGAGGGGGAGTGCCTGAAGAGAGGAGGTACCTCTGCAGTGAGCGTCTGGCAATCTTCTCTCGTGCGCTCAAAGATATAATTGCGGTTCTGGTACAACGAGTCACGCATGGCGATGAAGCCAAACACATCTATCGGCCAGCAGCACATTGTACCCTTCAGCTCCAGCACACCGACGGAGAAAATCTGTAGCGCGTCTAGGAGCTTGGCGTAGCTCGGCGCAGGCTCCTGACTGAACCTCATGGGTGGCGCCTCAACTGCAACCataaaaatcaaatttatagTTGCGGTATCCAAATTCCTAATTTCCAGGGACTTTTCAACCGGAACAAGAATCTGTGAGGGGTAACACAAAAGCTAAAAACTTGATGCAAAATTgtcgtttttttttgggtgaaaTCGTCTGGCTCGCGCTTAGCAAAATGTAAAACTTAAAGGGATAATCGAAGATCATGGATGAGAATACGAACTTCTTTTCTCGACATCGCCGAAATACTCGGACCATGCCCGTGTCCAGTCGTGGCGAAAGTTGGCGAGCCGGCGGAGCATCcattcctcctctgcttcgtCCTCGCGGGACCTCTTGGGCTCCTCGTtcacctcctcctgctccgccgccaACCTCGTGTGACCCGTAACCGTCTCCATACCCGCCGTATCCACCACCCTCCCGATTCCTCCCGCGGTCTCCGGCATcttctgccgctgccgccgccccgctGAGACTTAGGGTTGGGCACCCACCGTTCTCGTGAGGATTTTTTCCCCCTTCAACAATTCTTTCGAcagcttttttttccctttaaTTAAGTGAAAGATAAGACAGGTGTTCTCTTTGTTTTGTACCCgataaaatttcaaattcatctgtttcaatttaaatttttaaaaatgagaATGAGGGgaggaaacagaaaatagaactCCCGTGAGTTTCCGACCCAATATATGGGTTTCTAGGCGGGTTATTGAAAACTTAGGGCATTAGCAATAGTAGAGTAAATATTGATTTTTCATTCCATCTAGAGTCGACAACTAAATGACACATACAATAGATTGTGTTTTTATATTTACTATAAATAATTTGTTAACACTAAATGCAACGATTACAATGGTAAATAGGTTAATTCTTAACTGATTCTTAGTCGATTTTTCTTTAAGGTCAGTTCTCTTTGCTTTCATATTTCTCTTTCCTCTACATcaccaaatttcaaataataGTCGTTTAAGAGTGAACTTTTGCGGATGTCCTTATCAACTAACTATTTCTCCTAGGAGAGCTCCTCTTTTTGAATAATTTTAGTcataataatttttttaatgttcATGTGGGCTAAATAATGTAGAGACAATTTTCTCTACCCCATGTTTATATAGCCTGAAAACGCACGAAGAAAATCTCGGAAGAAAAGAATTTATCCCCATCTTTGTTACAATACCGTAAATTTCGTAAACTGAAAAATAAACTTCTCCGTATCTGTTACATTGTTCACACCTTGATTCTTGTAATATTGATTTCATTAATAAAATCTGGAGCGTGCGTTCCTTAATCCAAAGaatataattatatgaaaaCATTTGGTTGGCCTCTAACGGAACAAAGGTACTCCAGTTGTGTTGTCTGAACTTCTCAACAACTTCAAAACAAGTCAACATATTTATAGTACATAATTCGAAATTATCTAGAAATTATGTATAGTTCAGAGACACAAGCTTTACACTTGGAAGTTGTGGAAttcaaaatttatttttaaaccATCTTCTGAGAATTTGAAGTACCATAGTTCTGAACCAATATTCATAAATTCAAAATGTACAAGTTCTAAGCAAAGTGGTAACCTGTCAACAAACATTTCACAATCATCTTTTTTTCGTGCAGCATAATTTCTACTTCACTCCCTTCTAGACTTTCAAACGTATTTACTTATTATCCAAATCATTTAATCGTCAACAATTTACTTGGCAAAAACGTGCAGACAATGGTACTATCCGGATGATTGAGTTTAATAGGATGCATAATTTTAACACATAATGTATACATATTTAACATATCCAACGAAGAGCAGAACATTTCGAGCCATCCCAGCAACAGAAAGCAC carries:
- the LOC100842366 gene encoding uncharacterized protein LOC100842366, coding for MPETAGGIGRVVDTAGMETVTGHTRLAAEQEEVNEEPKRSREDEAEEEWMLRRLANFRHDWTRAWSEYFGDVEKRIEAPPMRFSQEPAPSYAKLLDALQIFSVGVLELKGTMCCWPIDVFGFIAMRDSLYQNRNYIFERTREDCQTLTAEHSSLVLTGPCRAILLYDPVAIEIELRVKGTRPSEDKVLSAQIFDYNCISQRGKAGSLLKDMAPDLCCTLEFRYAHLQMALEAAIKVWISEGLTDFYGKFVARTASIDENVTLLDSRDGMVSVSDDGLVEFSRDVVFVEGRDGHGKLIVGVQARQSGDDEASSVCKEVTFVPARSGESHGIFDVGFCKMSIVVAWSLLF
- the LOC106866780 gene encoding uncharacterized protein LOC106866780, which produces MAGGRPPKPSLADAESPGADAEARAPRRPQQRGRPASELYAELAALLPGIPSRASKVEVLEAALAQVKVLEDTAAVLEAYRALRSESDPAPRPRAEVASRDAVCFAVRLPPAPAPAGGGGGGGLRRVLEAFEGRGVEVLAATVTGGQQVITVTADAAPPEVVEGIKADIAGIEWLP
- the LOC106866797 gene encoding uncharacterized protein LOC106866797, encoding MGGGNKELSCTNTNDNIADVHHDSRGIGGHGSYDPAAAYYSCPPIAYPPPGVHGCPPSCYLPNQGYGYGSMDMVSPMLPLLIHTIMTTAEPAIMATEQCSLSAVQQQLPMARIAGAMAAAITTVDTTHIALQ
- the LOC100835349 gene encoding caffeoylshikimate esterase: MMEYSYSYSEGYIKNARGMRLFTCRWLPANPRQPIKALVFICHGYAVECSVTMRGTGERLASAGYAVYGMDYEGHGRSDGLRGYVPSIDALVADCDAFFTSVISAAARNNNNNPPNSNSNADPDDCPSPAPLPRFLLGESMGGAVALLLHRSRPSYWSGAVLVAPMCKIADGMKPPRPVIRILEAIATLVPKWKIVPTKDVIDAAYRTAAKRAEIRRNPWCYKGRPRLGTAHQMLAASVRVEKEVLPLVSLPFLVVHGGADAVTDPAVSALLYRTAASEDKTLRLYPGMWHALTSGELQENIDAVFADIVDWLDHRSSSSSPAVSGSTVA